Genomic segment of Syntrophorhabdaceae bacterium:
GGAGAAAAAGAGATGGAGGGAAACGAAGCACATATACCCTACTATGTGCAGGTTGCCGAAACCCTGAGAAGACGGATCATGACGGATGATTACACGGAGGGCGGTCTTATTCCGCCTGTACCCGAACTGGAAAAGGAGTTTGGCGTAAGTAATATTACCATCAGAAAGGCCCTTGAAATGCTCACCCAGGACGGATTGCTGCGTCGCAAAAGGGGCATTGGGACGATCGTGCAGAAATACGAACAGGACCTGGTTGTCTTCGAACTTACCGGCGATTTCAAACGTCTTGTCAGGTCGGTTGAGGACCTGCCCGTTGAAC
This window contains:
- a CDS encoding GntR family transcriptional regulator, encoding MEGNEAHIPYYVQVAETLRRRIMTDDYTEGGLIPPVPELEKEFGVSNITIRKALEMLTQDGLLRRKRGIGTIVQKYEQDLVVFELTGDFKRLVRSVEDLPVE